The following coding sequences are from one Oryzisolibacter sp. LB2S window:
- the accD gene encoding acetyl-CoA carboxylase, carboxyltransferase subunit beta, whose translation MSWLEKLLPSKIQQTNPTERRQMPEGLWVKCPSCDDVLYKTDLEHNQNVCPKCGHHHRIGARARLNAFLDGEGRYEIGQEVLPVDALKFKDSRKYPERLKEALENTGETDALVVMGGAVKSINVVAACFEFDFMGGSMGSVVGERFVRGVETAIEQKVPFICFTATGGARMQEGLLSLMQMAKTNAALTRLAKKGLPYISVLTDPTMGGVSAGFAFVGDIVIAEPKALIGFAGPRVIESTVRVKLPEGFQRAEFLQDKGAVDMIVDRRELRDTVANCLSMLQRLPADAVA comes from the coding sequence ATGTCCTGGCTAGAAAAACTCCTGCCCTCCAAGATTCAGCAGACCAACCCCACCGAGCGTCGCCAGATGCCCGAGGGCCTGTGGGTCAAATGCCCGAGCTGCGATGACGTGCTCTACAAGACCGACCTGGAACACAACCAGAACGTCTGCCCCAAGTGCGGCCACCACCACCGCATCGGCGCACGCGCGCGCCTGAACGCCTTCCTCGATGGCGAGGGCCGCTACGAGATCGGCCAGGAGGTGCTGCCCGTCGACGCCCTCAAATTCAAGGACAGCCGCAAATACCCCGAGCGCCTGAAGGAAGCACTGGAGAACACCGGCGAGACCGACGCCCTGGTGGTCATGGGCGGCGCCGTGAAGAGCATCAACGTCGTGGCCGCCTGCTTCGAGTTCGACTTCATGGGCGGCTCCATGGGCTCGGTCGTGGGCGAGCGCTTCGTGCGCGGCGTCGAGACCGCCATCGAGCAGAAGGTGCCCTTCATCTGCTTCACCGCTACGGGCGGCGCGCGCATGCAGGAGGGGCTGCTGTCACTCATGCAAATGGCCAAGACCAATGCCGCGCTCACGCGCCTGGCCAAGAAGGGCCTGCCCTACATCAGCGTGCTGACCGACCCGACCATGGGCGGCGTGTCCGCGGGCTTCGCCTTCGTGGGCGACATCGTGATCGCCGAGCCCAAGGCGCTGATCGGTTTTGCCGGCCCGCGCGTGATCGAATCAACCGTGCGCGTCAAGCTCCCCGAAGGCTTCCAGCGCGCCGAGTTCCTGCAGGACAAGGGCGCGGTCGACATGATCGTCGACCGCCGCGAGCTGCGCGACACCGTGGCCAACTGTCTGTCCATGCTGCAGCGCCTGCCCGCGGACGCCGTAGCCTGA
- a CDS encoding branched-chain amino acid ABC transporter substrate-binding protein, producing MSIPFRMHTIVAALGVASAALLSTAHAQVKIAMVIPATGPLTQYGDMVKEGVLTAVEQANAAGGINGKKIETVIVDDACEPKQGPVAANRVINDKIHYVVGPVCSGAAIAAAPIYNNEGVVVVTPSATSPALTEGKNFHFIFRTIGRDDQQGPAAAKFIAEKVKPKKVAVLHDKQSYGQGIASSVRDDLKKAGINVALFEGINAGDSDYSAVITKLKSAGVDFVYYGGYHPEMGLLLRQAGEQGLKVKMMGPEGVGNPEVNAIAGPAVEGMLLTLPADFSTNPKNAAIVKAFKDNKRDPGGAFQMTAYAAAQVIIDSVKAVGDNPTKVADHMHKTSFETPLGAISWNKNGDLKSFDFQIFEWHKDGSKSVAK from the coding sequence ATGAGCATCCCGTTCCGCATGCATACCATCGTCGCCGCACTGGGCGTGGCCAGCGCAGCCCTGCTGTCCACTGCACATGCGCAGGTCAAGATCGCCATGGTCATCCCGGCCACCGGCCCGCTCACCCAGTACGGTGACATGGTCAAGGAAGGTGTACTCACCGCCGTCGAGCAGGCCAACGCCGCCGGCGGCATCAATGGCAAGAAGATCGAGACCGTGATCGTGGACGATGCCTGCGAACCCAAGCAGGGTCCCGTGGCCGCCAACCGCGTGATCAACGACAAGATCCACTATGTGGTCGGCCCCGTGTGCTCCGGCGCCGCCATTGCCGCCGCTCCGATCTACAACAACGAGGGCGTGGTCGTCGTGACCCCGTCCGCCACCTCGCCCGCACTCACCGAGGGCAAGAACTTCCACTTCATCTTCCGCACCATCGGCCGCGATGACCAGCAGGGCCCGGCCGCTGCCAAGTTCATCGCCGAGAAGGTCAAGCCCAAGAAGGTGGCCGTGCTGCACGACAAGCAGTCCTATGGCCAGGGCATCGCCTCCTCGGTGCGCGACGACCTGAAGAAGGCCGGCATCAACGTGGCGCTGTTCGAGGGCATCAACGCCGGTGACAGCGACTACTCCGCCGTCATCACCAAGCTCAAGAGCGCCGGCGTGGACTTCGTCTACTACGGCGGCTACCACCCCGAGATGGGCCTGCTGCTGCGCCAGGCCGGCGAACAGGGCCTGAAGGTCAAGATGATGGGCCCCGAGGGCGTGGGCAACCCCGAGGTCAACGCCATTGCCGGCCCCGCCGTCGAGGGCATGCTGCTGACCCTGCCTGCCGACTTCTCCACCAACCCCAAGAACGCCGCCATCGTGAAGGCCTTCAAGGACAACAAGCGTGACCCGGGTGGTGCCTTCCAGATGACGGCCTATGCCGCCGCGCAGGTCATCATCGACAGCGTCAAGGCCGTGGGTGACAACCCCACCAAGGTGGCAGACCACATGCACAAGACCAGCTTCGAGACGCCCCTGGGCGCCATCAGCTGGAACAAGAACGGTGACCTGAAGTCCTTCGACTTCCAGATCTTCGAGTGGCACAAGGACGGCAGCAAGTCCGTCGCCAAGTAA
- a CDS encoding YggT family protein, with protein MLFQIISFLLDIASSLLTGACLLRLYMQLQRVSFANPVGRFVFALTDWLVLPLRKLVPAAGRWDLSCLVAAFALQLVQYLLLWLLLGAGLGLAWLPWMAVFSLVRVAVSGLMGLLIVYAVLSWVQTRSPIGDVIARLCEPLLRPVRRVLPLVGGIDLSPLVVLVLLQVLSMVLGHLQASVLM; from the coding sequence ATGCTGTTCCAGATCATTTCCTTTCTTCTCGACATTGCCAGCAGCCTGTTGACCGGCGCCTGCCTGCTGCGTCTGTACATGCAGTTGCAGCGCGTGTCCTTTGCCAACCCCGTCGGGCGGTTTGTGTTCGCGCTGACCGATTGGCTGGTGCTGCCGCTGAGAAAGCTCGTGCCCGCGGCCGGGCGCTGGGACTTGTCCTGTCTGGTGGCCGCCTTCGCGCTGCAGCTGGTGCAGTATCTGCTGTTGTGGCTGCTGCTGGGCGCCGGCCTGGGCCTGGCCTGGCTGCCGTGGATGGCGGTGTTCAGCCTCGTGCGTGTGGCCGTGTCGGGCCTCATGGGCCTGCTCATCGTCTATGCCGTGCTGTCCTGGGTGCAGACGCGCTCGCCCATAGGCGATGTGATAGCGCGATTGTGCGAGCCGCTCCTGCGGCCCGTGCGGCGCGTGCTGCCGCTGGTCGGCGGCATAGACCTGTCGCCGCTGGTGGTGCTGGTGCTGCTGCAGGTGCTGTCCATGGTGCTGGGCCACCTGCAGGCCAGTGTCTTGATGTAA
- the truA gene encoding tRNA pseudouridine(38-40) synthase TruA, with protein MRVALGVSYNGQAYSGWQSQPGGNTVQDHLEAALGRFATHKVSTICAGRTDAGVHGLMQVVHFDTELQRAPFSWVRGTNTFLPPDIAVQWAQSVPDAFHSRACAVARRYAYVLLQSPVRPSVDARRVGWVFHELDEGAMTAAVQHLLGEHDFSSFRASACQAKSPIKTLHRISITRRGPPAGESAGNHGCAPAYWRFEFEGNAFLHHMIRNIMGCLVAIGQGLHPPAWMREVRDARSRDAAAPTFSPDGLYFLGPVYAPEWGLPTRTAAYDWLP; from the coding sequence ATGAGGGTTGCGCTGGGCGTCAGCTACAACGGCCAGGCCTACAGCGGCTGGCAAAGCCAGCCCGGCGGCAACACCGTGCAGGATCATCTCGAAGCGGCCTTGGGCCGCTTTGCCACTCACAAGGTGTCCACCATCTGCGCCGGCCGCACCGATGCCGGCGTGCATGGCCTGATGCAGGTCGTGCACTTCGACACCGAGCTGCAGCGCGCACCGTTTTCCTGGGTGCGCGGCACCAACACCTTTCTGCCGCCCGACATCGCCGTGCAATGGGCGCAGAGCGTGCCCGACGCGTTTCACTCGCGTGCCTGCGCCGTGGCGCGGCGCTACGCCTATGTGCTGCTGCAATCGCCCGTGCGTCCCAGCGTGGATGCAAGGCGCGTGGGCTGGGTGTTCCATGAGCTCGACGAGGGCGCCATGACTGCCGCCGTGCAGCACCTGCTGGGCGAGCACGACTTCAGCTCGTTTCGCGCCAGCGCCTGCCAGGCCAAGTCGCCCATCAAGACGCTGCACCGCATCTCCATCACGCGCCGCGGCCCGCCCGCGGGTGAGTCGGCCGGCAACCATGGCTGCGCGCCCGCCTACTGGCGCTTCGAGTTCGAGGGCAATGCGTTTCTGCACCACATGATTCGCAACATCATGGGCTGCCTGGTCGCCATAGGCCAGGGGCTGCACCCACCCGCGTGGATGCGCGAGGTGCGCGACGCACGCTCGCGCGACGCGGCCGCGCCCACGTTCTCGCCCGACGGCCTGTATTTTCTGGGGCCGGTCTACGCACCGGAGTGGGGTCTGCCCACGCGCACGGCTGCGTATGATTGGCTGCCATGA
- a CDS encoding mechanosensitive ion channel family protein, with product MLERLKNILPPWMHDWLDIIVPGTQIALILLAALLLHYLLRRLIRRASDHYQFPHELLTPINAVVRWLVLGGAALLALERLGVSATVLWTAFTGFATVGAVAFFAAWSVLSNLFCAFLILTVGPFRVGDHIELLDTAEKPGALGRVLDINLLYTTLEDATAPDPGTLLQIPNALIFQRVVRRWRAGTPVPAHKLHPTAASQAAAGAESASAPKAVSFP from the coding sequence ATGCTCGAGCGCCTGAAGAACATCCTCCCGCCCTGGATGCACGACTGGCTCGACATCATCGTGCCGGGCACGCAGATCGCGCTCATTCTTCTGGCGGCGCTGCTGCTGCACTACCTGCTGCGACGCCTGATCCGGCGCGCGAGCGACCACTACCAGTTTCCGCACGAGCTGCTGACACCCATCAATGCCGTCGTGCGCTGGCTGGTCCTGGGCGGTGCCGCGCTGCTGGCGCTCGAGCGCCTGGGCGTGTCCGCCACCGTGCTGTGGACGGCCTTCACCGGCTTTGCCACCGTCGGCGCCGTGGCCTTCTTTGCGGCGTGGAGCGTGCTGTCCAACCTGTTCTGCGCGTTTCTGATCCTCACCGTGGGGCCGTTTCGCGTGGGTGACCACATCGAGCTGCTGGACACGGCCGAAAAGCCCGGCGCCCTGGGCCGGGTGCTGGACATCAACCTGCTCTACACCACACTCGAAGATGCCACGGCCCCCGACCCCGGCACGCTGCTGCAGATACCCAATGCACTGATCTTCCAGCGCGTGGTGCGCCGCTGGCGCGCGGGCACGCCGGTGCCGGCCCACAAGCTTCATCCCACAGCGGCTTCACAGGCCGCGGCTGGGGCAGAATCGGCATCTGCCCCGAAGGCGGTCAGCTTTCCCTGA
- the trpB gene encoding tryptophan synthase subunit beta codes for MFEYHQPDPSGHFGPYGGSFVSETLTHAIEELRAAYARYQHDPEFLAEFRHELAHFVGRPSPVYHAARTSREMGGAQIFLKREDLNHTGAHKINNVIGQAMLAKRMGKPRIIAETGAGQHGVATATICARYGLECVVYMGAEDVKRQSPNVYRMKLLGATVVPVESGSRTLKDALNEAMRDWVANVDNTFYIIGTVAGPHPYPMMVRDFQSVIGEECLTQMPAMLAEQKLAAEQPDAVVACVGGGSNAMGIFYPYIPFEATRLIGVEAAGEGLDSGRHSASLQRGSSGVLHGNRTYILQDENGQITETHSISAGLDYPGVGPEHAWLQQIGRAEYVGITDAEALAAFHYLCRTEGIIPALESSHAVAYAMKLAKTMRPDQSILVNLSGRGDKDIGTVADLSGVDFYDRPSMRGHTVKGGPAA; via the coding sequence ATGTTTGAATACCACCAACCCGACCCCTCCGGCCATTTCGGCCCCTATGGCGGCAGCTTCGTCAGCGAGACGCTGACGCACGCCATCGAGGAACTGCGCGCGGCCTACGCGCGCTACCAGCACGACCCGGAGTTCCTCGCCGAATTCCGCCACGAGCTCGCACATTTCGTCGGCCGGCCCTCGCCCGTCTACCACGCCGCGCGCACCAGCCGCGAGATGGGTGGCGCGCAGATTTTCTTGAAGCGAGAGGACCTCAACCACACGGGCGCACACAAGATCAACAACGTCATCGGCCAGGCCATGCTCGCCAAGCGCATGGGCAAGCCGCGCATCATTGCCGAGACCGGCGCCGGCCAGCATGGCGTGGCCACGGCGACCATCTGCGCACGCTACGGCCTGGAATGCGTGGTCTACATGGGCGCCGAGGACGTCAAGCGCCAGAGCCCCAACGTCTACCGCATGAAGCTGCTGGGCGCGACCGTGGTGCCCGTGGAGTCGGGCAGCAGGACGCTCAAGGACGCGCTCAACGAGGCCATGCGCGACTGGGTGGCGAATGTGGACAACACCTTCTACATCATCGGCACCGTGGCCGGCCCCCACCCCTATCCGATGATGGTGCGCGACTTCCAGAGCGTGATCGGCGAGGAATGCCTCACGCAGATGCCCGCCATGCTGGCCGAACAGAAACTGGCCGCCGAGCAGCCCGACGCCGTGGTGGCCTGCGTGGGCGGCGGCAGCAACGCCATGGGCATCTTCTACCCCTATATCCCGTTTGAGGCCACGCGCCTGATCGGCGTCGAGGCCGCGGGCGAGGGCCTGGACTCTGGCCGCCATTCGGCCAGCCTGCAGCGCGGCTCGAGCGGGGTGCTGCACGGCAACCGCACCTACATATTGCAGGACGAGAACGGCCAGATCACCGAGACGCACAGCATCAGCGCCGGCCTGGACTACCCCGGCGTGGGACCCGAGCATGCCTGGCTGCAGCAGATCGGCCGCGCCGAATACGTGGGCATCACCGACGCCGAGGCGCTGGCCGCCTTTCACTACCTGTGCCGCACGGAGGGCATCATCCCCGCGCTCGAATCCAGCCACGCCGTGGCCTACGCGATGAAACTCGCCAAGACCATGCGTCCGGATCAATCCATACTCGTGAACCTGTCCGGCCGCGGCGACAAGGACATAGGCACGGTCGCCGACCTCTCGGGCGTGGACTTCTACGACCGACCCAGCATGCGCGGCCACACCGTCAAGGGAGGGCCCGCCGCATGA
- a CDS encoding phosphoribosylanthranilate isomerase: MSRPAPAKAPTPCPTRTRIKICGLTREQDVDAAVAAGADAVGFVLYAKSPRAVTPERAAELARRLPPFVTPVLLFVNASATDVIASCACVPGAIVQFHGDESPEDCWAASDQGRIPYLRAARIPLGDEGPQFDLVEYARVHSRARAILLDAHVDGYGGGGKAFNWSLLPTSVASHLVLSGGLTPANVTDGILQVRPRGLSLAVDVSSGVELDGPDGKPLRGIKDADKIKRFVAAVRAADEQAAQEHHV, translated from the coding sequence ATGAGCCGCCCTGCCCCAGCCAAAGCCCCCACCCCCTGCCCCACCCGCACGCGCATCAAGATCTGTGGCCTGACGCGCGAGCAGGACGTGGACGCGGCCGTGGCCGCGGGCGCGGACGCCGTGGGCTTTGTGCTCTATGCCAAGAGCCCACGCGCGGTGACGCCCGAACGCGCCGCAGAGCTGGCCCGGCGCCTGCCGCCCTTCGTCACGCCGGTGCTGCTGTTCGTTAATGCAAGTGCTACTGATGTGATAGCTTCTTGCGCTTGCGTACCGGGCGCTATCGTGCAATTTCATGGTGATGAATCGCCCGAGGACTGCTGGGCCGCGAGCGACCAGGGCCGCATTCCCTACCTGCGCGCGGCGCGGATTCCGCTGGGCGACGAGGGCCCGCAGTTCGACCTCGTAGAATATGCGCGTGTTCATTCCCGCGCCCGCGCCATATTGCTCGACGCCCATGTCGATGGCTATGGCGGTGGCGGCAAGGCTTTCAATTGGTCACTCCTTCCAACAAGCGTCGCCTCTCACCTCGTTTTAAGTGGTGGACTCACGCCTGCAAACGTGACCGATGGCATCCTGCAGGTGCGCCCGCGAGGCCTCTCGCTGGCGGTTGATGTCAGCTCCGGCGTGGAGCTTGACGGCCCCGACGGCAAGCCGCTGCGGGGCATCAAGGACGCCGACAAGATCAAGCGCTTCGTCGCCGCCGTGCGGGCGGCCGACGAGCAAGCTGCCCAGGAACACCATGTTTGA
- the lysS gene encoding lysine--tRNA ligase: MSEHNQAPSQPQDENQLIAERREKLKGLREAQAQGRGVAFPNDFKPQHHAAALQQQYAALDAETLEARDIGVSVAGRMMLKRVMGKASFATLQDGSLGETGGRIQLYVTRDALGEELYADFKRWDLGDIVGAEGTLMKTKTGELSVKVTRLRLLTKSLRPMPDKFHGVADQEVKYRQRYVDLMTDETARRRFVARSKAIGSIRNFMVEHGFLEVETPMLHPIPGGANARPFVTHHNALEQEMFLRIAPELYLKRLVVGGFERVFEINRNFRNEGISVRHNPEFTMMEFYAAYWNYRDLMDFTEELVRDAALKATGSLQLTYGGRAVDLSQPFQRLTIREAIYEYTEAGAHVDDAAWLVSALKKLGMSEEKDRLSTRSLASLQVLYFEETVEDKLWQPTFIMEHPTEISPLARANDARPEVTERFELYITGREFGNGFSELNDAEDQAARFNAQVAAKDSGDDEAMYFDHDFVRALEYGMPPTGGCGIGIDRLMMLLTDSPSIRDVILFPALRREQ, from the coding sequence ATGTCTGAACACAACCAAGCCCCCTCCCAGCCCCAGGACGAAAACCAACTCATCGCCGAACGCCGCGAGAAGCTCAAGGGCCTGCGCGAAGCTCAGGCCCAGGGCCGGGGCGTGGCCTTCCCGAACGACTTCAAGCCGCAGCACCACGCCGCGGCGCTGCAGCAGCAGTACGCAGCGCTCGATGCCGAGACCCTGGAGGCCCGGGACATCGGCGTGAGCGTGGCCGGCCGCATGATGCTCAAGCGCGTCATGGGCAAGGCCAGCTTTGCCACGCTGCAGGACGGCTCGCTCGGCGAAACCGGCGGACGCATCCAGCTCTATGTGACGCGCGACGCCCTGGGCGAGGAGCTCTACGCCGACTTCAAGCGCTGGGACCTGGGCGACATCGTGGGCGCCGAAGGCACGCTCATGAAGACCAAGACCGGCGAGCTGTCCGTCAAGGTCACGCGCCTGCGCCTGCTCACCAAGAGCCTGCGCCCCATGCCCGACAAGTTCCACGGCGTGGCCGACCAGGAGGTCAAGTACCGCCAGCGCTATGTGGATCTGATGACCGACGAGACCGCGCGCCGCCGCTTCGTCGCACGCAGCAAGGCCATTGGCTCGATCCGCAACTTCATGGTCGAGCATGGCTTCCTTGAGGTGGAGACGCCCATGCTCCACCCGATTCCGGGCGGCGCCAACGCCCGACCCTTCGTCACGCACCACAACGCGCTCGAGCAGGAGATGTTCCTGCGCATCGCGCCCGAGCTGTATTTGAAGCGCCTCGTGGTGGGCGGCTTCGAGCGCGTGTTCGAGATCAACCGCAATTTCCGCAACGAAGGCATCTCGGTGCGCCACAACCCCGAGTTCACGATGATGGAGTTCTACGCGGCGTACTGGAACTACCGCGACCTGATGGACTTCACCGAAGAACTGGTGCGCGACGCGGCCCTCAAGGCCACGGGCAGCCTGCAGCTGACCTATGGCGGGCGCGCCGTGGACCTGTCCCAGCCCTTCCAACGCCTGACGATACGCGAGGCCATCTACGAATACACCGAGGCCGGCGCCCATGTGGACGACGCCGCCTGGCTCGTGAGCGCACTGAAAAAGCTCGGCATGAGCGAGGAAAAGGACCGTCTGTCCACCCGCTCGCTCGCCAGCCTGCAGGTGCTGTACTTCGAGGAAACGGTGGAGGACAAGCTCTGGCAGCCCACCTTCATCATGGAGCACCCGACCGAGATCAGCCCGCTTGCGCGCGCCAACGACGCACGCCCCGAGGTCACCGAGCGCTTCGAGCTCTACATCACGGGCCGCGAGTTCGGCAACGGCTTCAGCGAGCTCAACGACGCCGAGGACCAGGCCGCGCGCTTCAACGCGCAGGTGGCTGCCAAGGACAGCGGTGACGACGAGGCCATGTACTTCGACCATGACTTCGTGCGCGCACTCGAATACGGCATGCCCCCCACGGGCGGCTGCGGCATCGGCATCGACCGCCTCATGATGCTGCTCACCGACAGCCCCAGCATCCGCGACGTGATCCTGTTCCCGGCACTGCGCCGCGAGCAATGA
- the trpA gene encoding tryptophan synthase subunit alpha, whose amino-acid sequence MSRIQNTFAELQAKGRKALIPYVTAGFPFADITPALMHGMVEAGADIIELGVPFSDPMADGPVIQKAGEKALSLGIGMTQVLDMVRVFRQRNQTTPVVLMGYANPVERYEQRHGQGAFARDAAAAGVDGVLIVDYPPEECTQFAADLRAHGMDLIFLLAPTSTPERMQQVARVASGYVYYVSLKGVTGSGALDTAAVEAMLPRIREHVKIPVGVGFGIRDAATAQAIGRVADAVVIGSRIIGLIEDQPHEKVVAITVDFLRQVRKALDS is encoded by the coding sequence ATGAGCCGCATCCAGAACACCTTCGCCGAGCTGCAGGCCAAGGGCCGCAAGGCGCTGATCCCCTATGTGACGGCGGGCTTTCCGTTCGCCGACATCACGCCCGCGCTGATGCACGGCATGGTCGAGGCCGGCGCAGACATCATCGAGCTCGGCGTGCCCTTCTCCGACCCCATGGCCGACGGCCCGGTGATCCAGAAGGCGGGCGAGAAGGCCCTGTCGCTCGGCATTGGCATGACCCAGGTGCTGGACATGGTGCGCGTCTTTCGCCAGCGCAACCAAACCACACCCGTGGTGCTCATGGGCTACGCCAACCCCGTGGAGCGCTACGAGCAGCGCCACGGCCAGGGTGCGTTCGCGCGCGATGCGGCGGCCGCCGGCGTCGATGGCGTGCTCATCGTGGACTACCCGCCCGAGGAATGCACGCAGTTCGCCGCCGACCTGCGCGCGCATGGCATGGACCTGATCTTTCTGCTCGCCCCCACCTCCACGCCCGAGCGCATGCAGCAGGTGGCGCGAGTCGCGAGCGGCTATGTGTACTACGTCTCGCTCAAGGGCGTGACCGGCTCCGGGGCCCTGGACACCGCCGCCGTCGAGGCCATGCTGCCGCGCATCCGCGAGCATGTGAAGATCCCCGTGGGCGTGGGCTTCGGCATCCGCGACGCGGCCACGGCCCAGGCCATAGGCCGCGTGGCCGATGCCGTGGTCATAGGCAGCCGCATCATCGGCCTCATCGAGGACCAGCCCCACGAGAAGGTGGTCGCCATCACCGTGGACTTCCTGCGCCAGGTGCGCAAGGCCCTGGATTCATAA